Genomic DNA from Anthonomus grandis grandis unplaced genomic scaffold, icAntGran1.3 ctg00000616.1, whole genome shotgun sequence:
GATGATCTGCAACGAACGATGTTACTTCGGGTttaacacatctcgtgagagtgatTTGAATGCCCAATATAgctgaaaaacaaaacaatattttaatcatGAAAATTATATGCTAAGAAAAgtgaggaccagttgttggggtatcatgcttcaaagaaccataatgttttataatatagtcgcgttgtctgtcaatataatgtgttatatgtcaacatttattaattgcatcctaaataaactccaaacaccaaatttcaacccaatcggacgaatagcaaaaaagttatgatggTCACCTAaccttaaaatctataattttaaaaattaaataattatatcctcAACAAATCTCAAATCCTAAAATGCATAACATCCTAAAGCTCACCTAATACCTAAATccatattttacattaaataaatcaacACGATCCACGGTGTATAAATCCCATTATTTTCAAATGACGTCAAACACTTTGCCGAATTTtactggccgcaatacacaatttccccaaatgatatgcacatattcggaaagCTCAGAGTTTTTCTGATTAGACGGTACCTTTAATTGACAGGTTCCGGgtaattttcattgaaaatttaacgaaaCCGTGACACCCTTCCGAAAAATAACATGCCGATATACCTGCTGTTGGCGGCCATATTGGATCATTTCAccctttaaagaaaaaatcggagaaaattgactGGTTtgagaaaaacaaattttttcggTACTTCTAATGTACCTGGGATGCTGAAATATTACTATATGTTGTAAAATAGAATTTGGGATCTTATGGATGAggtttcattttctaataatgtatagggacgccgcaaatgaataaaacgcaaatatctcaaaaactattaatgttAGAAAAATTCTAATTACACGTAGATAATCGgcttattatattgtttaatacCTGAAAATATGAATGGTCCAGGTGGTGCCACTACaaagttattaaagaaaatatgacTTTTGGGTCGGacattcataggaaaaattaattattgctcgccctgtatagttcacaaaaatttcgtttatatggcatttgaagaagaaataataaaggttttttttcaaagtacCGTTTAgcgaaaaatttcaaaaaactgaatatgccagaactcgttaaaattttttttttcaaaaaaagctcCAAATATGTCATTCCTTATATAAAACTAATcattttcgccgaaacacttttgttatttaaattatagtttagcttctgaaacagtttttttttattcatttttactcGCTTATATTTATTCACCCTTAAGTCCTCAATaacccttatgtcctaaaaattttaagtcgttTAAGAGCTTTAAAAGTGAGTTCTCGCCGGAGAAAGGAATTTCACACGTCTTATTACCAATTTGTGACTTTAACTCGGTATTGCTTTCTTTGTGGGTACCgaaaaagaaaatgatttacggatccatcattgcCAATGTATTAGGAGCTGACATGCCAAATTTCGTCGTTTCGGTacccatacagccaaagatatgaatttttatttgccaaaaaaacacgatttttgaGTCGGAGAGCACGTGCATAATGGGCAGTGTTAATAAAAACttagcttttgcttttagtatGAAGTATTATAAGCTTTAGCTTTTGCTAATAGCATTTGCTGAAGTTGAAGTGAATAACTTTTTGCTTTTACTTACTAGCAAAagctagatattttaattatttacttaaagtttttatttggtaAATCATCCAATGGTGTTATGTCGTACCTTTTATCTCCATAGTTCTGTCGTGCACCAAGCGAGCATCTACACATGTCACAAGTTGCTTGCACATTTATACTACACCATTCTTTCCTATTGATATACTTGTCACCATGTAGCGATGGCTTTATTATTGGTACATGAGTGCAATCAATTGCACCAAAAGCACAGGGAAATCTATACAACTGTACCCGTTCGTTGATTGCCTAGTTTTCTGTAGGAAATTTAATCCAAAATTCCTGGcttttcaactatttttggtaaaacgtgaaaaatcgTTTTACATATTGTAGTTCTATGAACTCCTTCTTCTTTTCCGATCCCTATTTGAAGTCCAGGATCACTTAGAAATcgcaaaaatatttgcattttttttggaCTCAAAGTCTCCACTTTTGGCTCCAAAAAATGGTTAACTATCCACTCAACATTTTCTTCACCAAATCTATACAGACCGTGGTATTCTTCTGCACGACTTTCTTTTCTTTCAGGATAATATTTTACAGATCTTATGGTCATAAATGCAGcctaaagttcattattgctcgccctgtatggttcccaaaaatttcgggtatatggcatatgaaaggtaaaagatgaagttattttttgaaaaaaaaaaatttcccaaaataagtatcgtttggcgggaaatctcaaaaaactgaaaatgccagaactcgtaaaataaattttttacaaaaaaaagctccaagtatgtcaaatctcttataaaatgaagtattttcgccgaaacactttttttataaaaatttttttttagcttctagagaagtttgaaatttttttttagtcacttttatTCGCTTATAATAACTcgccctgtataccgatctggcccaaaaagtatacagctcTTAacccccaccgacccttatgtcctaaaaatttcgTCGTTTAAAAGTcgtttaaaagctttttatttgagttctcgcgtctgaaaggaatttgacccgtttttttacgaatttttgactttgagacagtaccgctccgtttggtggtacccgaaaaaaaattcgtttacggatccatcattcccaatgtattgagagaccctatgcaaaatttcatcgtttcgctagccatacagccaaagatatgaatttttatttccaaaaaaacacgatttttcgggcccgacgtggcgtgcataatatagtctgcgactatataatAACATGAAACCAAAGTACTTGTGTACTTAATGCTACTAGTAAGTAATGCTTTATTATATGtaataaatgaatgaaaaattaaGTCTTCAAAACACAGTACTATTAGTGTGCACTTCCATGGCTTTTGGCATTTGGTTGATTGCAAagtatgtttttcttttacgtTGTCGGATTTTCTTTGATGATTCAACCTTTGAAGGTCTTCCAGCTGTAATGGCTCTTGTTCCTGCAtgtaactctttttttttacgaCGAGACACTGACGTGGGTTGAACTTTAATACGTCTTCCTCGTTTTATATTTGCTACAGCTGAGCAGATGCTATAAAATGAATCTTCATCTTGGATAATGCCTATTTTggtatttaattctttaagGGATTTGAGCATATATTTAGACGGATGAGTCGCggcaatgttttttaaaattattttcaagcatATTCAATTCTTTCATATATTCcctttcaaaattttccaaaccTGTGCTGTTTGGAATATTGTCATTTTCGGCATGTCCTTCTGTATCGCTTAGGGACTTGTCTtcgactaaaatatttttagaacacATTGGGTCGAAAAATGagactttttaataacatttatagaATGAAAGAAGCTCTCATCTACATTATTACCAATTGCCAGTTTTGCAGAGTCTACACGACTCTGAAATTGTAAATCTGGTGTTGTTAATAAGTTTACGCCAGTATTGTACAGCGCAAAGATGCTTACAAAATTTGCTGCCAGCTCCGTTTGGACAGTCACACTGTTCTATTGAAGTGTCAACAGTGTATAATAACATAGTGTCATCTTCAGACGAAGAAACCCTGAAAACTGTATCTGTTTCCTTCGTTactttataacaaaattttttgtaataaaggtCCAATTTTGTCCCACGTCCATTTGCATACACGACACATTTCTGCGTATAAAAGTCTTCCAAAGAATGTGTAATAAATCCGGCAAGAGATACCGCATTGAACGATTTGCACATCTGTAGAACAAAATCTTTTAGTATACGAATTGACACTTCGATGATGTTGTTCGTATTGTGACCTCTTGTGATAACATCTTTCCTAAAACAGTGTGCCCATTTTAACTTTCGGTcccacatattttcaaaataggcATGAAAATtgttatagttttaaaaaatttcatgctcacacataatatttttatttagttcacATCagttaattgtattttttgcataaaGCACATTGCGAAACAACATCATTAAAGTTCTTCTATCTTGTTTTTCAATTTGATGAGATGTCTCCCACAgcctttttttttctgtatcttGAACAtatgcatttccggacccatgtttatagagactttttctcatattttcttaaaaggaatcacccattgaaatatctccgtctatttttcgaacaccctgtatagagaaGAAATAGACTTGAATAAGGATAATGATGTTGAACAGAGTTAACAGGAaagttctttattaataaaaatattcaaaataagatAACCTTTGCTAGTAATTTAGGTTTATTAGTTTAAACTGCATCAAACGCTGCTAAACAGTGGGTTCCGTGATTCTGCCTTGAAAGATGATGAAGTTCAAAGAACCGTCTCTCAATTTGATCAGGAGAATGAAGGGATGATCTGCCACAAAGGATATGATTTCAGGCTCATGAAACGATGAGCTCAGCAATTTGTTGACCACTATAGCTGAAAtataaaacaacattttaatattttggcaTTCTTTATAGCATTAGGTGGTGCTGGAAGAGGCTTATAGGGAAGAAACTGATTAGACGAAGGAGGACAAACATATTTAAGAGGGCAGCAAGAAGAAGAGGCTCctaatattattcaaattaaaacaacttttgctcgtaattttggtttatttgaaACTGTACGGGATTGGTAATTCTGCGTTGAAAGATGATCAGGTTCGAAGAATCTGCTCTCGATTTAATCAATACCACGAAGGGATGATTTGCAATGAAGAATGTTTCCTGAGGCGCATTATTCATGAGGtggtttgattgattttttttgctaacCTTGATgctaggtaatttttttttagttaggtTTAGTGTAAATAACTTATGGTGATTTGTGAAAATCAATCGTGCAACTGGTCTGTATGTAGTATATGgtaaaaatctcaaatttaagATCCTTGTCAATAATAATAAGACTGGAAAATCAGCAACAAGAATATTATAAAGGCCACGGTTATTGGTTTAGTCATCTGGGTTTAATGATAGCAGAACTACTGATATATGTATTATGAATACATTTCTctcctaagtttaaaaaattaaaaattccaaataatgCCGAAGATATTCGAAGAAAtacgaaatttttaaaaatggattttattttttctgagcttatttcttatccgattttaaaataattttcacttttGCATTGCTACTATTTTCGtgccaaatgatttttaataagacGTTTCATCTTTTGCTAACCATCATtatctttggtttttttttatgggcaccatattggattttttaaatttttgcgaaATTCCCTTTATTATGTTATACAGCCTTTATTTTAAtcgttaaataataattgttgatatggaatttgtaataattatacCGGGTATCCAGGAATTCTACcgataaattttacatttatcgtaaatattttttgattaaaaactgTACGCcactgaaaatttaattttttaaatccttgttttCTAGATTCTCCTGTAAATGATATTCCATTATTGCACTATAAACGTGTATAAAAAGTATATCGTATGCTACACATTGGCATACATGTGATATCAgggtcattttattaaaatagttgaGGTGTAGCGATCGAGACTAGCTATGTATCCCTTaagtaaacagaatcgtatatgttatacgtatattttaaattttaataaacatgccttgaccatatacggttgataaatataccaatagttttaatttaaaaactatatttttgaacctagataatgaaaagttgtctagaactacaaaaaaaactgaaatttctttaaaatttattgacttatcttaaaaaactaaatttctaattatttgCCATAATTTTCATAGCGAAATACGGTTTTATCACGTTTTACTGGAAAACCTGAAggttatgtgaaaaaaatatagatacaaaaaatatagatttttttatcaattataattttagtaataagcATTTTTTCTCTGGCAactattttctgcaaaaaaaacgtttttcattaatgctacccttagccccccacccaccccacacagcttaccagtaaaaaactgttatcaaaaatcattgttttccaaaataatacgcatgaataacatgttgttgaagtgtataacgaatgtaaattcagagtcaaaggtgataccaagatcagtaatttgctctaatctattcaaaatagtatcattaataaagtaattaaaatttgagggtgtttttgatctagagtaactgacgacactacatttagccgcattcaagcctaacctgttaacagcgcacccaACCTCCaatgtattataaataaataatagctctcaagaaaaacacaatcctccaaaccatatacatttaaatatagcttcaaatcatcggcaaaagccagcctatgacaagtgagtgactcaatcaagtcatttataaaaaaactaaacagtaatttataaacatttaatacaaaaatagtgctactagattggatattatagacgaaaaacagtgatttttcaaaataattttttactggacaaatgtttggggtgggtggggggataagggttttgttgataaaacataatgtttttgcagaaaatatatatgcaatattcaatttattaacactgtttatttaaatttgatgtaattttatacataaatattaagtataaaaacagcattattagattggatattgtggacgaaaaacagtgattttcaacggaatttcttactgggcaaatgtttggggtgggtggggggataagggttgttttgatgaaaaacaatattttgtgaaggttatgtgagaaaaatatagattttttattacctataatttccttaaaaatcatttttttctctggcaactattttctgcaaaaaaaaacgtttttcattaatcctacccttaccccccacccaccccacacaacttaccagtaaaaaactgttatcaaaaatcattgttttccaaaataatatgcatgaataacagctgatttcgttgttaatatttaatttaataacacagtttgtttattcaaatttgatataattatatatatgtatattaataaatatttaatacaaaaacagtgctcctagattggatattatggacgaaaaacagtgatttttcaaaagaattttttactgggcaaatatttggggtgggtggggggataaggattttgttaatgaaaaataatattttgcagaaaatatatatgcaatatttaatttattaacactgtttatttaaatttgatgtaattttatatgtaaatatttagtataaaaacagcattattagattggataatatggacgaaaaacagggatttttcagaagaatttcatcaaatatttaaagttgagcttaaaaactagatatgtaaatcctgtctcaatttttttaaatgtcgaaATTTTCTCCTTCttttaaacagaatagtatacaatatacgTATATTTCTACGGTTTAATACATATACCTTAAGCGTAAGTTCCTGGGATTGGTTTTAGATTGTATGTTGCTTTGTAACTATTTTGTTGAGTAAGTtcatatgtattatattttcttttatacggtaacagaatatttaaattgcaacCTCTTGTCTTTACTCCCATAATtcgtatttgtttgtttgttaaaagctCTAGTTTTCTTAACGTCCTTTAAAAGTTGTATGTTTAgattatatagttttattttttaacattatccgATACTAATTTGCATAAgtctatggaaataaatatttgagtattgagtttgttatatttaatttttaaattagattaaaGTTGTAATATCAGGATACTGTTTTTGGCTTTTGTCAATCTGTTTGtatcctaaaaaattaaataaataaataaatgataatcaCAAAATTagtgtatattaattttaaaatatttggaataacCATTCCAGGAAGAATATAGTTAGATATCcagggaataaaaaaaatgggaaaCTCTTAACGACTATTTACTAAAAGagagtaattaaatattttccagaaaaaaatgttttctggAATTTGATGCCTTCGGTTGGAgggttttttaatattcaatgtAATAATGAAAC
This window encodes:
- the LOC126749734 gene encoding uncharacterized protein LOC126749734 isoform X3; this translates as MGLKRAFTEQADFGDMIKNEALQISKVVQKAFIEVNEEGSEAAAATAIVVNKLLSSSFHEPEIISFVADHPFILLIKLRDGSLNFIIFQGRITEPTV